The window TTTGAGTTGTTAGCTGACAGGGAACGTGCCTTGCTACCATTAACTGTTCCTAATGCTTTTGGGTTTGCAGGTTTTACCTGACCAGTTCTGCTAATATTTCCACCACTTGGAGTCGATGGGCATGAGGCTATTGGAGAGCTTGACGAATTAGGGATACCAAATTTTGGGATAGACTTACTGGATTTACCACCCAGACTTGCCCCACTGTTTTCTCTGCTAAGTGCTACCCTGGAACTTGATAAAGACAGACCTTCACACTTCTCCAATGACATTTGACTGCCATAATGGAGACCAGTCTCTCCTTTAGATCCTTTTGCCTTTGGGCCGGAGGTAACTTTGGCATGGTTGAGGCTTGAGGTTTTGAAACTGGCATGGTCTGTTCTGTGACGAATGTCAAGTTCATCTTCTGATACAGCTGTCCTTGTCCCAGAGGTCCTCCCTCCATCCCCATATGCTGACTTTAAGGCACTTTGGGGAAGCAAGATCTTAGTCTTGTGGTCAAGACTGGACTTTCTAACTGGAGGGGGAGGCGGTGAGGTGCAGGTAGGTTTAGAGGGACCACCTGTTTTCTGTGAATTGGCCTTATTGTTTTTCCCTAAGGAGGAGAATTTAAGGCTTGTGGTAGATGCAACAAAATCTTGGGTTCCCTTGTAGTCTACAGAGGGGTGAATGACGGGCACAGTTCCTAGGGTAGTGGCACCTCTTCTCAACTGAGGCATCTTAGTGGGTGTAAAATGTATGGCTGAATTTTCACAGCCATCAACCACCCTATGGGATGAGGTAGGACCCTGCATCTTGGATGGGCGAGGTACACTGTTGCTGGATGGTTTGCTGGAAAGTATACCACTAGGGGCATTTCTGAGGAATTTGCTGGTGCTGCTGAAGTCAGAAAACTGAGGTTCTGAGAGGTTGTTGGTCCGCTGCCAAGGATCTGCTTGCTTAACTTCTTGCCTTTGTGGATCTTTACCACTGCCGCTACTACTGCTACGACTGTGGGAAATGTATGAGGTAGGTTTGATCTTTCTAGGAAGGCTGGATTGAACTATTAAGGGGTCCTGTGGAGGTGAGGCGGAGTTAAGTGAGTTTGCTTTAATAATATTGGATGTGTTTTGGATGAAGCCTTTTGTTAACTCTGGTGAAGGGGGGCATCTTGTCAATGACAGTTTGCTTGAGGCAGCACTATCACTGTCTTGCTCAGAAAAACTCAACCCACTGTCATTTAGGGAACTCTTAGCCTCTCTGGGAGAAGACACACAATGATAAGTGTCCAGAGAATCAAAGTTAAAGACTGACTCTGGTCCGATGTTTCTGACTTGGGGAAGGAAAACATCTATAGGATGAGCTCCTTCACTTTCCACAGTGCATATACTAACTTCACTCAGCCAAGAACTAATAGATGAGCCCCTGCTGTCTATATACTCTACTGGACCCACCTGAATGGGTTTGACAACTGCTGTATTGACTTCTGATTCTACAACAGTTGATGTATAGGCATCAAACTCATCATTAATGCTGCTGATGATACTGACAGGCCGGGAACCAGAGGCCAAGGCCTGAAGTGAACAGTCACTGTTAAAGCTGATAATACTTGATGGCCGGCCCTTATCGTAAATACTACCAATTGATAGTTCTTCAACCACAGTAAATACCAACTCATCCTCTCCATTCAACTCCACAGGCTGCTGCAGTGTGACAGTAGCTTTTAGGATGTCCCTATCCAGACATCTATCCCTCAAGGTAGAGCGCACTTGACAAACTTCAACAGGACCTCTGAACAAAGAGGAGGTGCACGGGTCTCTTCTTTTGACGGCTTGGTGGCTCATACCCACGGGTGGCATTCTGGTGCTAGATCTTTCTTCAGTATCTCTATTTTCTTTCTGCTGTGCAGGTGGTGGGGCTGGTTTTGGCAAAGCTTTCTTGTTGAAATGGATCTTTTCTCTCACCACAGGCTCTGTGCTTGGTGCAACAGTAGTTGCCAACTTATCTCTACTGACTGGAATCTCGGAGACCAACACCTTTTTGCCATCAGCACTACTTCTGCATTCATTTTGAACATTCTCAACTGGTGTCCTTTCTTCAGGTATGCATTGCATCATGACATTGTCCATTTTGGATCTAGTACTGGGACTACAGGATGGCTGGATTGGGACAGATTTTGGAGATTGTTTGGCTGAGAGGCCATCTTGGTTGTTAGAAAAATTTGATAAAGTCTTTGGTGAATTAGAACCTTGGCTGTCTTTAGGTTTTTCAGTTTTGGGGCTAGCTTGGCTTCGCTTGCCCTCTCCAACAAAGGCGGTGGGTTCTTCACTACCGTCTATACACTCAAGCCTCTCCTGCAGCTCAGCAAATGTGTTGCATTTAAAGAACTGGTCTCTGGCTAGAGGGTCCTCTTTTGCTGATTTCTTCTTGTTTAGGGAAGGGATAATTGGAACAAAAGCAGGTGGACCTTCATTATCACTGAGCTCCCTGTCAGAAATTGCTGTTCCCCCAGGACCAACGTAAATAACTGTATCACAAGACTGTTCGCTACTGGAGGAGTATTCTGGGTCACTGAGAAAAGAGGGCAGGTCTGGATCTAGGGCTACAGTCCGAGGATGAAAAGGTCTAAGATGAGGTGGCCGACGGATCCTTCCTTCCTCACAGGAGCTTTCTCCACCAGAGGAACTGGATGCATACTGCATAGAATAGTAAAAAAGAGCATACATGATTTTTAAGGTTGTGTGCAGGCATATTAAGGGCCAAGAGAGAACATCCTTTTTAGGTAATTCTGGTCTAtatttgtgtttgatgctgTGTGTCAGGAGCCCTCAAATCACAATTATTATCTATGTGTTGACAATATTACCGCAGTAGAGTCaataaatcagaaataaaacttCAGATTTTACTTTTCATAATATTATTTTAACTATTCAAGGGTCTGCTTTATGGCATTATCTGTCCTAGTTCATGTCAGACagattacatttctttataaaagaataaaacttttataattataataatataatactATAATCATTGGtctttaatataataatataaaaactctttttttttcattttagaagttaaaagtaaataaattcacagaaaaaatTGCCAATTATACTAATTCCTGAATGTAATCTGCATGAACCAAATGACATATATATTCAAAAATGTATCTAATTatctgaaatatatttttcaaaatgtgagACAGTTTTTGGCAACTGTATTAATTAAATTAGTGGACGTGTCAGAAtttcttcactactcactacttagtggACTATATAGTCCAAttgcctttttgaaaatgattgtAAAATGATCAGAGGAAGGTAAAAAACTGGTTCTCGGGTAATGCTCAAATCTTCCATCTGTCACATTGTCTCCTTTTAAtggttcagaaataaaaaaggtgaacattttaagattttgatCACTTAAAGATTTATACTGAATAAATATAATGCTTAAAATAATCACAACTAGTTCTCATTAAACTCATACTAAACAAAATTTTTGTATAGTACCATGActcaaatgtgtttaaaaacataGGAGCTTTACTAAAGTATTAACCAGTACTGGTGTAccttggatttcttttttctcatccGGTGGATGCGAGAGGCCAACTGGATGGTTGTGAGTGAGTCGGCATGGTTGGCTGGGACATCTGAGATGTGGGCAATCATTGTGGTTCTACAGTTAATGTTGCCCAGGGACTCCCTCAACAGCATTGTCAATTTGCTGTCTCTACAGAATGCAAAGACATAATTATCAGTCGActtcaaatgtgtgttttaataCAACAATACTAAAGAGATGATTAGATGAAAATATTCCTGAGTGTCACTTTAAATAACTGTGCTAAAAATACActgaaatgactttttaaaggagAAGAAATAGGAAATACAATAATCTTATCGATATACTGCTGTGACcaatatttttgaaacaattaaCCTGCAGATGCAATTACTTAAGAGAAAAATGCAtgagtaaaatgtaaaattaatgtGATTTTCTTACCTGTAAGGAACGTGTTTAGCACCATTTGTCAAAGCCATTATGACATTTCCCAATGCATTGAGAGAAAGGCACAAGCCTCCTCCCCCGTCTCTGCTTTTACTGAGAACCTTTTCGCAGCTCCCCAAGTCTAAAAGGTGTAGCCTGCTTCGCCCGCCTGACACTGTCAATGAAAAAAGGACCAGTTGAATAAATGAAGATCCCCCTTTTCTACTAGTTAGCTTCCTTATTTGTAGCTTAGGGACAATAAAAGGGAAGTAACTGAATCCCACCAGACCAGGGAGGCAGATTTTCCACACTGAGATGAATCAATGTTTATCTGATTGTATCAGATGTATGAAATGTAATGAAATGTATCAATTAAACAACCAACTAACaattacaaactttttcaagTGATCTAAATAAAGGTTTCAGGTCTAGGTCAACAATGATTCCTTCCTTGCTTAAAGTACTCCTTAGCCAGGGTTATAATACTAACTTCCGCCTTTGCCACTCTTCTCCATGCGATACTGATAAACATGCAGGGTGAACAGCATGTGAGAGTTGcgccgctcctcctcctcaacaTTTGGTCTGCTGGTGCTGCGCGCGGCAATGGCCGCATCGAGGTAAAATGCAGCTTTGTCGGCGGTCGGAGCACGCAGCTCGCTCTGATTTTGGAGCTGCAAACACAGAGGAATAGACATAGACCGGAGGGTTAGCACAAGAGGGTATTAAGGCTGGAAAAACCGAGGAACCTGTTAATTGGACCCCCTGCATACACTTCCTGCACATATCAGTGACTCTCTGAGGCAATTAAAAACAGAGGATGTGCATGCAGAGGGAGCAGGGCTGAGAGAGGTAATGTAGGACCAGGAGGTAGGGGCAGGGGCGCAAAAAGTGGGTGTGTAGCATATGCGTTGCATAGGGGCGCCGGCCAAAGGGGGCGCCAAACTACAGTTGTGAAAATGATTTTATAGTccgtattttttaatttcacagctGTTTGTGCGCATATATTTACATGATATGATCAGTAACAGAAGTACATCGTAACTGATTGGGCGCCCCCGCCACAGCCGCTCCTCCTTCCCTCGGGTCTTGTACAGAGAGCGCTGCACAATCCAGCACATGTCCGCGAGGACGTACGGGGGCGCGCTCTCGCgcctgattgtttttatttgaattctgTGAAAATCCCTCCATATGTGATCATCTGATGGCAACGCACTTTAAGGAAAGTCAatggaaaggcaaaagaaaaaacaatcgggggatgaaaacagaaaacgcAAGAGGGACAAACATGTGTTGTGAATGAAGAAAAGCTTCTGTAAATTGTTGAGAGACAGCAAGTACATTTTAGCAGTGATAAAAACAGGCTTGAAAAACATTCAGGCTAAAGCTATTATGGTCACAAGTGTATTGCTGCTGTACTGAGCAGGATTTACAGTATCAATAATCATGAAGAGAAAATGAAGAAGCTTGTTTgtactaattttttttctttttatgttaaaagtttggataattattttttgtgagTGACTATTTAGTTTGCAGCCTGTTGCTTTTAATATCACTTTGGCTGAACGACACTTTGGATTGTAGTTGAACATTTGGAGTTGTTtgacaacaataaagaaatctattttattctatccCACCACTAAGTGAtatccaacaaaaatgtaatttaaaaatacaaaaaaatgtttctatttttacatatagTTTAGTCTCTTTATTCTTTGAAAATCTTCCTAACACAAAGTTTATATCACACAGCTGTaaggatggagagaaagaagagaagagagaaaaaagatcaggacagatggaggaaagaaaacAGGTTGGTCTTAAGGTGGACGTTCAGGGCAAAGTTAATACCGAGtcagttatttttaaatagtattcttattttgaaaaaatgttcactAGCAAgatgattaatttatttaaaacatgaaacaattgCTGCTTGGCCATATGATTTAGTAGAGAAGAACACAGACAAGAGGTGAAGGAGACAGACATGAGGATGGTGATGCATCTGATATaaaagagagcagagatgaCTTCAGTCAGGAATAATTAAACTATTGAAGTCACAAAAACCTAGATGCTAATTCTGGTTCAAAGTTCTGCTGACCACTTGTTCACGTATTTTGGGAAAACAAGTGCAGACATACATGACAAGTCAATCCCAACAGAGAAGAATGAGGAGAGAGGTTcagatgatgataatgatgatgatagAGGGTGGGAGACGATCAGCTGgtgatgaagagggagaagaacagagaggtaCAGAGGAGAGGGCTGGGGTAAGTTATTTCTCGGAAGATTCTTTTGAATGGCATCACCTCACAAATTTGGGGAATCATTGAGGCAATACACGGTTGAAAATAgctcacaaaaatgttcttctgGGTCATCTCCCTAACCAGATAAGAAGTGATGAGATTTATACATGTAAACAATAAAATTGTTGTGGGGATGTTAAGATAGCTTTAGGAGTGGATGGGGTATTTTATtatgtgcatttgtgtttgtgtgttagtgtgtgtgtgtgtgtgggggggggggggttacgtgGCCGCATACCCCTATTTAATTAGGTAGTTGCGCCCCTGGGTAGGGGCACCTTCCTGAGAAGAAGAAATTCAGAAAAGAAGCAGGCAACATCAAGGAGCCCATGTGTGGAAGCTGAAAGGAAGAGGAGACTTCCTGAGCTGCAGTTGCTTTGAAGTAGAAGTCCAAAACCGAcaccccacccaaaaaaaacatctgtcagCAACACCTGTGAATGACTTCAAACCTGCAGTTCTTCAACATCCCCCAGTGATATTCCTACAGATGTTTGTGGCGAGCTCGCTTTAAGTCATGGGTAATGGATGCTGACAGGAGAGTCAgagaaagaaagtaaaaagaaagcTATCAATAACACAGGTGGGTTTGGTTGAAATATAAATCAAAGATTTCAGGAGCGAGGATATAGTGAGACGGGCTAGGAAGTCCTAGGAGACAAAAAGTCTCACACATGTACTCACTAGAAAGTTTAAACatctttgaaaaagaaagaggggTTAGATCACAGGCAGAAAAAGATCAATACTAAGACTAATACTTTATAACCCACAGAGAGGGAATGAAAGACTGAGCGAACAAAGGAAACCAGGGAGACCAAGCATCTCTCACCTGAGTGCCGCAGATGGGATCCTCTTTCAGATGGATTCCCGGTGACTGGCCCTCCTGTAGGCTGCCTGTTGACACTTCTGACAGCAAGTCCTTAAGCTCTTCATCTTTTCCAAAAATTTCCACAGCAGACACACGGACTGAGAACCGAGTGCCAGTCTTCTCCTTTCTCTCATTGATGAGCTTGAAGAGCCAGGAAATGGCGCAGGGTACAATGCCTAGGCTCTGAGTGGAGCTGTCTTTGCCAATCATGGTGTATGTCTTGCCTGGGGATGTATGATAGGGAAAGAGgtataacaaaaagaaaatatggccTTGAAGCAAGCATATTCACTTTATGTTATGTCTTATTCCACCAAGCTGCCTGGAAGCGCAGTATTTCTAAAAGAAAGGAACGACAGGCACTgggaaaaagggaaaagataAAGGCGGACATGGAAGGAGGTTATACATGTGAATCAAATGCAAAAGAGAATGACAGCAAACAGCTGCATGAAAAGAGAAGTCTTCCACTTAAGCATACTAGCCAGAGCAGTCACTCGGATTTTAATTATAGAGTAACCCCTGAAGCCTTGATGCTACACTTAATCCGTCACCCCCCACCTTCAGATTTCTTTCGCTTTAATCTCCAATTCCTTGACTCACCCCAGTGCATCACTGAACCAATTGTGGACACCAAGTGTAACTAACAAAGACCAATAAGAGTTTTTCTTTGGCTAACAAAGGCACTTGTCAAATCTGGTGCCTTTGGAGGAGCTTACCAAGCTTGACTTGACCGAAGCTGAAGATGCAGCCGTCTGCTCCGTTCACAACAGACTGGACGACCTCCGCTACTGTTCCTGAGCACACCTCCGCCTGTGACAAAAACATCGTCTAATGTTTAGTTTCAAAATTTTGTGCCTgggaaacagaaagaaaaacaatatttgtccattcaaaatgaaagcaaaatcaTTTGTTTGTGAAGACTGTTTCATGCCGTTTGTTTCAGTACGGGGCCTCTGAGGCAAAGCCTCTGCAGACGAGTCTCATTCCCATACATCACACAACAAACAAGACCAACAAACAAGACCTCTAACAGCAGTTCTCATCCATACAACTGTTTGCCACCAGCAGTCTCGTCCCAGCAGCACAATATAACAGCTTGGCATGTGGGCTGCTGCTGAAACGTTTTGCCTTAAGCCACCAGCAGCTTATTTTTGAATGTATTTCCTTAAAATGAAAGGGAATACAAAAACACAGGTTTTCTCACACCTTGCAACATTAGTTGTAGTCATTTCTGGTTTTATGCTGTTAATTCTGAAGAGCCAATTGGAAATGAATATAATCCTCAAAGTTTAAGTAATTTTCCTTTAATGATATCTAATTATTTCTTCTATGAAAAGACtaatgttttgttcttgtttttgtgtttttgttttgttcataaaTTACAGCAGACTTTTGATTCAGTGACAATTGTAATGGTTTGATAAAGCGGTGTCAAAAAAAGAGGTTGGATTTAAGTGGAGTGAATTCAGATCATTCTTCTGATGGCTTAAAATGCCCAGCTGTTAGCCCCACTCTGCCAAAAATTGCAGTTGACCCAAGACAAGAATCTTTTCTCTAAGCCCCTTACCACGCCCCCCCATGCTTAAGAAAGTTCTTAAGTTCTAGAGCAGACAAATTCCTGATCAACAAAATacgaaaaaaaggaacaaatataATGTCCATTACTTGTGAGGCATCCTGggtaaaaacagcatcaaaGGCGAATATCTTTGGAACGGCCACAGTGGCGGACCTCCTGTGTCCTGAACTGGAGTGTGGGCTAGACGCTGGGTCGTAGAGGGTCAGCTGCTTCTTCCTGCTGTCAACTTTCAGGAAGGACTGCGACTCTGAAGAGTCTGCATCCTCCAGAGATGGACAGATTCGCATCATCACTTTCACCTGTTCAGTTTAacaaaaagaataagaaaaagggCTGCATTAAAAGAGAGGAAGGCACAACATTAGCAGAGAactacttgtttttttcctgattaaATAGGTGGGTAAAAATGAGAACATAAACCTAAATTCAAAAAGGAGTCGAAGGTTTGCATTCTGAATAGAAGTTGCAAACTGAAACTCCCTCAACATTACGCATTAACATCACGTCCACTCTTTCAGAGCTGATGTACATCTgaggtttccatggaaacagtcTCACAGTCAGCAGCAAACTCGATGGGTCAACACATTGCCTAATGGTGTTAGTAAAAAGGAAGCAAGGTGAGTATTGAAAGTCATTGCTATAAATGCTGAAAATTGTGTGAAGCACCCTGCTGGGGGGGATTATCCCACTctaggttgtttttttggacTGAGAGCAGCTTAGCAGCCGGCAGAGCAGAGGCATATGGCCCCCTTCTTTATTCTACCTTTTTACACTCTGCagcttttcttctgctttcttACTTCATGTAAGAATTCTAAAACCGGCTGTATTTTGATTTGATATTCACAAAGAGAGCTTACAGACATGACACATTCCTCAGGTCAAAGTATGCCTCATCGCCCATGTATGGACTGAAGAAGGTGACAGCCTAtagataaatgttttgtttcagcACCACACTGGCAAGACAATGCATTTCTTCTGTTATTGCTGTGCCTAAAGGAGTAAAGTCAACTTCCCAGCTGTATGCCGTGCTGCATCTAACAAAAGTCACACAGCTTTTACACTTGCTGTGCTGCACACAGCCTTCTGTGTGTGGTATGTGGGGGGGTCTTTGAGCATGTTGAGCTATATGAAGCTCCAGTTTACGATTAGcttcctttaaaatgacaactcGATATTGCTTCACGATCTGATGGTCAGATATAAACCTGTTACAATAGCACTATGAAAATATATCTGTGACTGACGAGGGACAGAACAGCTCCTGGGATAAGATTAGAAGGCTTTTTAAGACCCTGTCATCTCCTGGAGTTGTTTACTGTTACACCCTGACATTACAGCCAGAAAAGACTTTCTATATTCTACGTTGCACAAGATGGGAACTCTAAGCAATGTATAAAGCTTTCTGAAAAAGAACTTCCGCAAAATTGAAATGGAACTCTAAGAATAATGCTGCTTGGGAGTTGGAAAAAGTAACTTTGGACCTACTGCTCACAAAATATAATATGAGATAGGACACTGACCTTAAACAAAGTCTGCAGACATTACAGAAAAGTGAACTTATAAACTCTGTTAAAACCAGAATGACGGGTGTTAATCAAGCAGCAAAAGATGGAATTACTAACCTTGGACAGTTGACAGAATATGTAcgcttttttatttcacagcattaccacataattataataatgaaattgttttaaaaattattgaagatggttaaagTGATCATTCTCTAATTATATCATTTCACTTGTCCcaaaaagttattatttttgtaatgaataataaactaaaacatatttttaatcttttgataCTTGACCTGCATGTACTATGATGATTTCAGAAATAGCATCcaattatataataataataataatcagcaGATATTGTTGATACCTGATCTGCATATGCTATgaagatttctgaaacagtgttatgtctattttttctgatatagtggttttttttttattgtagtcatgatttttctaatgaaaataatctgaataTATTTTAGGTAACTGATCTGTATGTGCTATGTTAATATACAAAATAGAGTTATATCTATTTTACATAATCATTAAGTAATTCATcgttgtcatgtgatttattgatacttaagtaTTCTTGATGACCAGAAACTGTGTTGGTAAGGTATAGATATCTGATATAAGaatatgaaccggataatgataaatcacgTATTAAAAATGGTTagggtagaacaggggtgggattaaatAAGTTTGCTTTCTTCCACTACATTTCAAGCAATTGATTTAATGATGGAGCAATTTTGATTtgatgtctaattatcctataagttgatacgtctttgtatgaatgtatgaatgctgattgtattgtttggtgcattattcttgctttgattgcttgaaataaaccctttcaaatgaaaaatcaaatcaaaatgataTGAAAGACagaataatttaattttatacattacTATTTTgtaagatatttaaaaaatggcatATTTTTATACTTTCTTATTGGCAAGCGTAAAATAAGAGTTagaaaagtattttcaaaaGTTCCATAAAGATAACTACTGatattgtacattttatttgtgcATTTAGACTAGTATGTGTTTCTATTAAATTGTATTGGTCATACAATTTTGAAAGGAACGTCCACATGCCTCTGCTGAAGCAACAACATCTCTGCTCTCTTTGTTATCTTGGCAGCCATCAGATACTGAAGGCCACAGTGTTTTCACACGTTGCACTAATGGCCTCTGTTTCCAGAGTCCATTAGTGAGGCTCCATCTCCATTGCGCCATCTACTCAGCTTTCTATACCTGACAAGACGTGTCTACGGGTCAAAATTGGAGATTTGGAAGTGACTTAAATAAGGCAAATGGAAACAAAACTAATATTTAGGTTGAATTGATGTAAAAACAGATGcaagaaaatgcaaaagcaTGGAATCTTGCAGATATCACCACTGTGTCTAGGCTTTACAGGACGGCAGACAACACCAATGTGTCTACTCTACAGTGACAAATGTAAATCTCAGCAGATATATATGAACTTGTGTCATACAAGGGTTTACAACAGCAGTGAAATCTTCCATTCAGTTTAACCAAATCTTCAGCTGAGCCTTTATGTGCCTTTTCATCTGCTCAAACAAacgaacaaacaaaccaaaaagggAAGAGCGATGTGTTTGCACAGCTTTGTTGAATAGTTGTCCAAAAACAGCTGTCCTTGCTTTCTGCACTACATCTTTAATGTATTTAGAAGACCATCTTTTAACATGAGTACATTTCTATAAAATACACCTTCAGTGTTTGCAGAAACTGCTTCAACAAATGGACTGAATTCATGACCATGGGCTAATCTAGCTGAATCTGCATTGAATGGACCAGAGGCTTTTTGTGTGTAGACCAATGTGTCCCCACCTGGCATTTCAGCCCAATAAACTTTCCATTTGCACCAGTGGGAACAAGGTTGATGGAAGAAAGGAGTTACAGTTTGCAAAATCACATACTGAATTCAGCAACAACTGTGCCAATGCTTACCTTTCCCATTCCTGGGTTCTCTTTCACCTTGGAAACAGCTCGGAGCAGGCATGGCGGAGCAGGGGGTGGTGAGACCTGAAGGATGCCACTGAAGTTGGTCGGGTAGATGGAAGGCTCCTGGGGGTGGAGGGGCAAAGGCTGGTGTTTCTTCCGTTTGGAGGACAGGTTCAGCTTCTGAGCTGCCCTGGAAGAGTTTCAACAAAAACTTGAGTTGAAGCCATACCTATAGAACAAGGTTTCCAGAAAACTTAAGCAGAATAGAAAGTTTTAGAATCCTTTTCCTTCAACTCACATCTTGTGTCACGAAAAACCTCTTTTCCTTGATTTACTTTAATCAGACATCAAGTCACAAACATTCAGAGACCAGATACACCTGTTCCagctaaagaataaaaaaactgttaacaCATCAATTTATTTTGATCAAAGTCCTTATAAAAGATGAAAACTGTCCCAAATATGACAGGTGAGAACTGCTGAAGCTACC is drawn from Oryzias latipes chromosome 22, ASM223467v1 and contains these coding sequences:
- the kif26a gene encoding kinesin-like protein KIF26A isoform X1 — its product is MALPNSQRAPGEEKPNPSVIDLGTIFVDSDIIFGFTSHLLKRKTRVEGCTGGESPVAPRKRLLSADEALCSSRPPPDGAGSVSISETEKQEGFCQQCQKKVSELKKQALALADQNSLKDPGYADFLFKQLQTPGNHDPGCCQVCSTPLCQLKQEALQTLRAPTVTFGGNSAALLTPSFIPQPLGFTLSSSTAHTKQLLRSQPDACSVLPLGQRHKVPGWSQSTPAPSEPKTSVQVTVAGGQFTGSLSTVTIQAQQYLEGMWSISRVNNFLPPPKAAHGLMGVADGDASESPVTTMTNSSSSNTVTHCRLRGSSQTGLPVPVATSSTSTSPSAAASFFVRAAQKLNLSSKRKKHQPLPLHPQEPSIYPTNFSGILQVSPPPAPPCLLRAVSKVKENPGMGKVKVMMRICPSLEDADSSESQSFLKVDSRKKQLTLYDPASSPHSSSGHRRSATVAVPKIFAFDAVFTQDASQAEVCSGTVAEVVQSVVNGADGCIFSFGQVKLGKTYTMIGKDSSTQSLGIVPCAISWLFKLINERKEKTGTRFSVRVSAVEIFGKDEELKDLLSEVSTGSLQEGQSPGIHLKEDPICGTQLQNQSELRAPTADKAAFYLDAAIAARSTSRPNVEEEERRNSHMLFTLHVYQYRMEKSGKGGMSGGRSRLHLLDLGSCEKVLSKSRDGGGGLCLSLNALGNVIMALTNGAKHVPYRDSKLTMLLRESLGNINCRTTMIAHISDVPANHADSLTTIQLASRIHRMRKKKSKYASSSSGGESSCEEGRIRRPPHLRPFHPRTVALDPDLPSFLSDPEYSSSSEQSCDTVIYVGPGGTAISDRELSDNEGPPAFVPIIPSLNKKKSAKEDPLARDQFFKCNTFAELQERLECIDGSEEPTAFVGEGKRSQASPKTEKPKDSQGSNSPKTLSNFSNNQDGLSAKQSPKSVPIQPSCSPSTRSKMDNVMMQCIPEERTPVENVQNECRSSADGKKVLVSEIPVSRDKLATTVAPSTEPVVREKIHFNKKALPKPAPPPAQQKENRDTEERSSTRMPPVGMSHQAVKRRDPCTSSLFRGPVEVCQVRSTLRDRCLDRDILKATVTLQQPVELNGEDELVFTVVEELSIGSIYDKGRPSSIISFNSDCSLQALASGSRPVSIISSINDEFDAYTSTVVESEVNTAVVKPIQVGPVEYIDSRGSSISSWLSEVSICTVESEGAHPIDVFLPQVRNIGPESVFNFDSLDTYHCVSSPREAKSSLNDSGLSFSEQDSDSAASSKLSLTRCPPSPELTKGFIQNTSNIIKANSLNSASPPQDPLIVQSSLPRKIKPTSYISHSRSSSSGSGKDPQRQEVKQADPWQRTNNLSEPQFSDFSSTSKFLRNAPSGILSSKPSSNSVPRPSKMQGPTSSHRVVDGCENSAIHFTPTKMPQLRRGATTLGTVPVIHPSVDYKGTQDFVASTTSLKFSSLGKNNKANSQKTGGPSKPTCTSPPPPPVRKSSLDHKTKILLPQSALKSAYGDGGRTSGTRTAVSEDELDIRHRTDHASFKTSSLNHAKVTSGPKAKGSKGETGLHYGSQMSLEKCEGLSLSSSRVALSRENSGASLGGKSSKSIPKFGIPNSSSSPIASCPSTPSGGNISRTGQVKPANPKALGTVNGSKARSLSANNSKGLSSSTKSLTPPVNRNANLPPSGRTSGPRTPTPATSKTGRGTIMGTKQAIRAANSRVSELATGNMSGKHGRCSGDSDSGNDSGVNVSDDKSPTALLPSPYSKITAPRRPQRYSSGHGSDNSSVLSGELPPAMGRTALFYHSGGSSGYESMIRDSEATGSASSALDSMSESGMSSSGRARSSKYPKKKANGFQRRRLIPAPLPDTSSMGKKVSTTGQWVDLPPISGPLKEPFEIKVYEIDDVERLQRRHQEEAPEQPFQDVDKGLMYFNNKLKMLEKRQQQVKELKAKHQVLLEELEDTKARLMMDPSKWLGEFEVDPSLDKESIEYLEALAQITEELEFCVNLCKSRVMMVTCFDISMPSTLATQERLREVEV